A region of Shewanella psychromarinicola DNA encodes the following proteins:
- a CDS encoding glycosyltransferase family 4 protein has product MRLKILHCVDDAEMGGVNFALQALCHSPLLAKQCDFEVRYLDLTVPTRVRTDADIICFHGASNWRKLIGLICLKLQYPRTPFLLQEHHYSQHFVNEQIVSTKRFYRMLKWTYALMDTVIAISTSQQQWMLTHHLIKPESIALLGQGRDLSAFVPMVSNNLSTPDNITAPRIPIIAAYGRFHHQKGFDVLLQAMANIPVHSCQLILGGEGPQLAQLEALASHLPHVSIVGCINDVPAFLSQCDAVIIPSRWEPFGLVFIEASSMAKWIISTSVDGLGDQLVSHFQRDLGPACITIEHANAEAIQQAIHRFLQQWQTDPAPLTDSETLALWRHTQWQQLQHQWLNMINALM; this is encoded by the coding sequence ATGCGACTAAAAATTTTACATTGTGTCGATGATGCTGAAATGGGTGGCGTTAATTTTGCGTTACAGGCGTTATGCCATTCTCCATTATTAGCAAAACAATGTGATTTTGAGGTGCGATATCTTGATTTAACTGTTCCGACTCGAGTTCGCACAGACGCTGATATTATTTGTTTTCATGGGGCATCAAATTGGCGCAAACTCATTGGCTTAATTTGTTTAAAGTTACAATATCCTCGCACGCCTTTTTTACTTCAAGAGCATCATTACAGCCAACATTTTGTTAATGAGCAAATTGTTTCTACGAAACGTTTTTATCGTATGCTGAAATGGACTTATGCCTTAATGGATACTGTTATTGCCATTTCAACCTCGCAACAACAATGGATGCTCACTCATCATTTAATCAAGCCGGAGTCGATAGCATTGCTAGGACAGGGTCGTGACTTGAGTGCATTTGTTCCCATGGTTTCAAATAATCTTTCAACGCCCGACAATATTACTGCGCCAAGAATACCTATTATCGCCGCATATGGCCGGTTTCATCATCAGAAAGGTTTTGATGTGTTACTGCAAGCTATGGCGAATATTCCAGTCCACAGTTGTCAATTAATACTCGGCGGTGAAGGACCTCAATTAGCACAACTAGAGGCGCTAGCATCGCATTTACCTCACGTTAGTATTGTTGGATGCATTAATGACGTTCCTGCTTTTTTAAGCCAATGTGATGCGGTAATTATCCCATCACGATGGGAACCCTTTGGATTGGTGTTTATTGAAGCCAGTTCCATGGCTAAATGGATAATATCGACTTCTGTAGATGGTTTAGGAGATCAATTAGTCTCTCATTTTCAGCGAGATCTCGGTCCAGCTTGCATAACGATTGAACACGCTAATGCTGAAGCCATTCAACAAGCTATTCATAGGTTTTTACAACAGTGGCAAACCGATCCAGCCCCCCTGACTGACTCTGAAACGTTAGCATTATGGCGTCATACCCAATGGCAGCAATTACAACATCAATGGCTTAATATGATTAATGCATTGATGTAA
- a CDS encoding LruC domain-containing protein, with amino-acid sequence MNLLFSNMLSRYPLYRGFTLGALTLAMSSAAQASEPFEACPNEAFIIQTPASKPIVYGVDLGTGSYLTLSSNMGIDAALNGTGFSYNDNYLYGWDYQHQTLARIGADYQAQPLTLIKDSAATAAGNFYVGDVALTENVWYGYRKKVGLFRVDLNVVPLTMDLVAGSQSMANYNITDFAFHPNNGFLYAVTNGKSGELISIDPSTGGHESLGIVITSDSNFTFGAQFFDPQGNLYISNNGNGNVYKVNVEQPQPSAELFSYGPSSTSNDGARCALAEVPVGDAVDFGDAPVSYGTLMTDNGARHGIDGSMALGLLNDSESDGYPDPLSDDVSDGIDDDDGISMPTGFEIGEDAILLVTTQGKAGFLNAWIDWAQDGQFDEEDRIVSGQSVSAGSHTLLISVPNWAKAGPTWSRFRLSSVADILPTGGVSDGEVEDYPITVTETGITMTYYPSSSGFTTLAYEDLYPDQGDFDMNDVVMQLRITQFVKDNQVRRVGFNAQLVAMGAWYHNGFAIQLPGIARNNVQESAIEWTVQGQKQTHSPLEAGQTNAVMVLSDDLWKHATKGNGCEYFRTELGCGTSYRANWQMTVPFVNAVDEALMPDFPYDPFIFATPNTDHGLAAKNINGGKNPGRSLEVHLKNKLPTDLFNPAFLGQRDDASNVALGQYFQDQNGMSWAIEVPDTWKHPIELQRLDHTYVEFVDFAADASGNSNPYWYINADSELIFKD; translated from the coding sequence ATGAATTTACTTTTTTCTAACATGTTATCTCGTTATCCCCTTTATAGAGGCTTTACGTTAGGTGCTTTGACATTAGCTATGTCGAGTGCTGCACAAGCAAGTGAACCTTTTGAAGCCTGCCCAAACGAAGCGTTTATTATCCAAACGCCAGCATCTAAGCCTATTGTATATGGTGTCGATCTCGGAACCGGTAGCTACCTTACCTTATCCAGCAATATGGGCATTGATGCCGCCTTAAATGGTACGGGTTTTAGTTATAATGACAATTACCTTTATGGCTGGGATTATCAACATCAAACGTTGGCCCGGATAGGTGCTGACTATCAGGCTCAACCTTTGACATTAATTAAAGATTCTGCCGCAACTGCTGCAGGCAATTTTTATGTTGGCGATGTCGCGTTAACTGAAAACGTCTGGTACGGATATAGGAAAAAAGTCGGTTTATTTCGGGTAGATTTAAATGTTGTCCCATTAACCATGGATTTGGTGGCTGGCAGTCAATCAATGGCCAATTACAATATTACCGATTTTGCATTTCACCCAAACAATGGCTTTTTATATGCCGTGACTAATGGCAAATCAGGTGAATTAATTTCAATAGATCCTTCAACAGGAGGGCATGAAAGCTTAGGCATAGTGATTACTTCAGATAGTAACTTTACCTTTGGCGCCCAGTTTTTTGATCCACAAGGTAATTTGTATATCAGTAATAATGGCAACGGAAATGTTTATAAGGTCAATGTTGAACAGCCGCAACCCAGTGCAGAACTATTTTCATATGGCCCATCTTCAACATCCAATGACGGTGCGCGATGTGCATTAGCAGAGGTTCCTGTTGGGGATGCGGTAGATTTTGGTGATGCACCAGTGAGTTATGGCACTCTTATGACTGATAATGGTGCGCGCCATGGCATTGATGGATCAATGGCTTTAGGGTTACTCAATGATAGTGAATCAGACGGTTATCCAGATCCGCTTTCAGACGATGTGAGTGATGGTATTGATGATGACGATGGCATCAGTATGCCAACTGGATTTGAAATTGGTGAAGATGCCATTTTGCTGGTGACTACACAAGGAAAAGCAGGTTTTTTAAATGCTTGGATTGATTGGGCACAAGATGGCCAGTTTGATGAAGAAGATCGCATCGTCTCAGGTCAATCTGTAAGTGCAGGTTCCCATACATTGCTAATATCAGTGCCTAATTGGGCTAAAGCGGGTCCAACTTGGTCACGTTTTCGATTAAGTTCAGTCGCTGATATTTTACCTACAGGTGGTGTCAGTGACGGCGAAGTTGAAGATTATCCTATTACCGTTACCGAAACGGGTATCACCATGACTTACTACCCATCATCTTCAGGTTTTACGACGTTAGCTTATGAAGATTTGTATCCCGACCAAGGCGACTTTGATATGAACGATGTCGTTATGCAGCTCAGGATCACCCAATTTGTTAAAGATAACCAAGTGCGGCGTGTTGGCTTTAACGCACAACTTGTTGCTATGGGAGCTTGGTACCACAATGGTTTTGCTATTCAATTACCCGGTATAGCACGAAATAATGTACAAGAGTCAGCTATTGAGTGGACGGTACAAGGACAGAAACAAACTCACTCGCCTTTAGAAGCGGGGCAAACTAATGCAGTTATGGTGCTGAGTGACGATTTATGGAAACATGCAACTAAAGGCAATGGTTGTGAATATTTCCGTACTGAACTTGGTTGCGGTACCAGTTATCGTGCCAACTGGCAAATGACGGTGCCCTTTGTGAATGCGGTTGATGAAGCCTTAATGCCTGATTTTCCTTATGATCCGTTTATTTTTGCGACACCCAATACTGACCATGGTTTAGCTGCTAAAAATATTAATGGCGGCAAAAATCCCGGCCGATCGCTTGAAGTTCATTTAAAAAATAAACTCCCCACCGATTTATTTAATCCAGCCTTTTTAGGTCAACGTGACGATGCGTCTAATGTTGCACTAGGACAATACTTTCAAGATCAAAATGGAATGAGTTGGGCAATTGAAGTACCTGACACATGGAAACACCCCATTGAACTACAACGACTTGATCATACCTATGTGGAGTTTGTTGATTTTGCTGCCGATGCTAGCGGTAATAGTAACCCTTATTGGTATATCAATGCAGATAGCGAGTTAATTTTTAAAGACTAG
- a CDS encoding LysR family transcriptional regulator, whose translation MNIKDLELFIAVAKLGSFSKAAKSLDTRRALVSRRIGDMEKQLGAPLFTRTTRVMTLTSAGRQYLVQIEPLVNQFNHASDVFKHRHDEVQGKLRIGLLPFVDKLMDKYIANFIHDYPQVQLEVFVVQGQIQDLKRLDLDCMLNVSDDSKGNLCAKKLMTFERKMYASNLYLEQSSVIETIDDLHYHSLLGYRSAEGVLEDKWIFPHAEISSNHKIICSDYNSLYHFCLGGAGISLLPQIIAAEAVESQQLINVLPELSAGFKDINIIYPTDSCLSAVAKVFVEYMINAVALAE comes from the coding sequence TTGAATATAAAAGATTTAGAACTATTCATTGCTGTAGCAAAGTTAGGCAGTTTTTCTAAAGCTGCAAAATCTTTAGATACTCGCAGAGCATTAGTCAGTCGTCGTATTGGTGATATGGAAAAACAGCTTGGTGCGCCGCTATTTACCCGCACGACAAGAGTCATGACATTAACCTCAGCGGGTCGACAGTATCTTGTTCAAATCGAACCTTTAGTTAATCAATTCAATCATGCTAGTGATGTGTTCAAACATCGCCATGATGAAGTTCAAGGCAAATTACGCATTGGTTTACTGCCTTTTGTTGACAAGCTTATGGATAAATATATTGCTAATTTTATTCATGATTATCCACAAGTACAGTTAGAAGTGTTTGTTGTGCAGGGGCAAATCCAAGACCTAAAGCGCTTAGATCTAGATTGCATGCTCAATGTCAGTGATGACAGCAAAGGCAATCTTTGCGCAAAAAAACTGATGACCTTTGAACGAAAAATGTATGCCAGCAACCTTTATCTTGAACAATCATCGGTAATTGAGACCATTGATGATTTACATTACCACTCATTATTGGGGTATCGCTCTGCAGAGGGGGTATTAGAAGATAAATGGATATTTCCACATGCAGAGATTAGCAGCAACCATAAAATTATTTGCAGTGATTACAACTCCTTGTATCATTTTTGTTTAGGTGGTGCAGGCATTAGCTTATTGCCTCAGATCATTGCGGCCGAGGCCGTTGAAAGTCAGCAATTAATTAATGTATTACCTGAACTCAGTGCCGGATTCAAAGACATTAATATCATTTACCCGACAGATAGTTGTTTATCCGCTGTTGCCAAAGTCTTTGTTGAATATATGATTAATGCTGTCGCATTGGCTGAATAA
- the uvrD gene encoding DNA helicase II: MDVSSLLDGLNDKQREAVGAPLSNMLVLAGAGSGKTRVLTHRIAWLMQVEQQSPYSILAVTFTNKAAAEMRERVEKVVGTNMGRMWIGTFHGLAHRLLRTHYQDANLPQSFQIIDSDDQLRLLKRILKSLNLDEKQYPPRQAQGYINGKKDQGLRPKHIDAGSFPIEQNLLNIYKIYQESCDRAGLVDFAEILLRAHELWLNKPHLLTHYQERFRHILVDEFQDTNAIQYAWIRVLAGKTANVMIVGDDDQSIYGWRGAQIENLHRFLKDFSEAKTIRLEQNYRSTANILNASNSVIANNPDRLGKELWTEDKDGEPISVYCAFNEMDEAKFIVSRISEWHEKGGSLSECAILYRSNAQSRVLEEAFLHKGLAYRIYGGLRFFERQEIKDAMGYMRLINNKDDDAAFERVVNTPARGIGDRTLDIVRSTARQHELTLWQACVRLVEEKVLAGRAANAINGFMELIISMRTDTADMVLYTMTDNVIDRSGLRTMYEAEKGEKAQARIENLNELVTAARSFEMPEELEDIGELNAFLSHAALEAGEGQADAFTDAVQLMTLHSAKGLEFPMVFMAGVEEGLFPSKMALDEGDRLDEERRLCYVGMTRAMQKLYISYAESRRIYGREDYASPSRFINEIPEKFVEQIRIRAQVKPSISKRFPARPATVTTKPNGFNDTGYRVGSKVKHFKFGEGKVINFEGSGEKGRVQVEFVDFGIKWLLVSLAKLERC; this comes from the coding sequence ATGGACGTATCATCATTATTAGACGGCCTAAACGATAAGCAGCGTGAGGCAGTCGGCGCACCACTTTCAAATATGTTGGTGTTAGCGGGTGCCGGCAGTGGTAAAACCCGTGTATTAACCCATCGTATTGCGTGGTTAATGCAAGTTGAACAACAAAGTCCATATTCTATTTTGGCAGTCACCTTCACCAATAAAGCCGCAGCAGAAATGCGTGAACGGGTGGAGAAGGTCGTGGGCACTAACATGGGGCGGATGTGGATAGGCACCTTCCATGGTTTAGCTCACCGGTTATTGCGCACTCATTATCAAGATGCCAATTTACCACAAAGCTTCCAGATTATTGATTCAGACGACCAGTTGCGTTTACTCAAACGCATTCTTAAAAGCCTTAATTTAGATGAGAAGCAGTATCCTCCGCGTCAAGCTCAGGGTTATATCAATGGTAAGAAAGATCAAGGTCTTCGCCCTAAGCATATTGATGCAGGCAGCTTTCCGATTGAGCAAAACTTACTCAACATTTATAAGATTTACCAAGAGTCTTGCGATCGTGCCGGTTTGGTCGACTTTGCGGAAATCTTATTACGTGCTCATGAGTTATGGCTTAATAAACCGCATTTACTGACCCATTATCAAGAGCGCTTCCGTCATATTTTAGTTGATGAGTTTCAAGATACCAACGCGATTCAATACGCGTGGATCCGTGTGTTAGCCGGTAAAACAGCCAATGTGATGATTGTCGGTGATGATGACCAATCCATTTATGGTTGGCGTGGCGCGCAAATTGAAAACTTACATCGTTTCTTAAAAGACTTTTCTGAGGCTAAAACGATTCGGTTAGAACAAAATTACCGTTCAACAGCGAATATTTTGAACGCTTCTAACTCTGTGATTGCCAATAATCCTGATCGTTTAGGTAAAGAGTTATGGACTGAAGATAAAGATGGCGAGCCCATTTCAGTCTATTGCGCCTTTAATGAGATGGACGAAGCCAAGTTCATTGTCAGTCGCATTAGCGAGTGGCATGAAAAAGGCGGCAGTTTGAGCGAGTGCGCCATTCTATATCGTTCAAATGCGCAATCGCGAGTATTAGAGGAAGCCTTTTTACATAAAGGGTTAGCGTATCGTATTTACGGTGGCTTGCGCTTCTTCGAGCGTCAAGAAATTAAAGATGCGATGGGCTATATGCGTCTTATCAATAACAAAGATGATGATGCCGCATTCGAACGTGTGGTCAATACCCCTGCTCGTGGTATTGGCGATCGAACGTTGGACATTGTACGCTCAACCGCAAGACAGCATGAGCTAACACTTTGGCAAGCCTGTGTGCGTTTGGTCGAAGAGAAAGTACTCGCTGGGCGTGCAGCTAATGCCATAAATGGCTTTATGGAACTGATCATCTCGATGCGAACGGATACTGCAGATATGGTGCTGTATACCATGACTGATAATGTGATTGATCGTTCAGGCTTGCGTACTATGTACGAGGCTGAAAAAGGCGAGAAAGCCCAAGCGCGAATTGAAAACTTAAACGAACTCGTTACCGCTGCCCGCAGTTTTGAAATGCCTGAAGAGCTTGAAGACATAGGCGAGCTTAATGCCTTTTTATCCCATGCCGCACTAGAAGCTGGCGAAGGCCAAGCGGATGCCTTTACCGATGCAGTGCAGTTGATGACCTTACATTCGGCCAAGGGACTTGAGTTCCCAATGGTGTTTATGGCGGGCGTAGAGGAAGGATTATTCCCGAGTAAAATGGCTCTGGATGAAGGCGATCGGTTAGATGAAGAGCGCCGTTTGTGTTATGTCGGTATGACCCGTGCAATGCAAAAACTGTACATCAGTTATGCGGAGTCGCGTCGTATTTATGGCCGTGAAGATTATGCTAGCCCATCACGGTTTATTAACGAAATTCCTGAAAAGTTTGTTGAACAAATTCGTATCCGTGCTCAGGTGAAGCCATCGATTAGCAAGCGTTTTCCTGCTCGCCCTGCGACGGTTACCACTAAACCGAATGGTTTTAATGATACCGGTTATCGAGTTGGCTCTAAAGTGAAGCACTTTAAGTTTGGTGAAGGCAAGGTGATTAACTTTGAAGGCTCAGGTGAAAAAGGGCGTGTTCAGGTTGAGTTTGTCGATTTCGGCATCAAATGGCTGTTGGTGTCGTTAGCAAAACTAGAGCGTTGCTAA
- the ubiA gene encoding 4-hydroxybenzoate octaprenyltransferase codes for MRLQDKLHAYARLMRIDRPIGTLLLLWPCLMALVLAAQGMPDIKVLLIFIVGVVIMRANGCIINDFADRNLDAHVERTSMRPLVSGVVSAKEALGLFVVLGLAAFSLVLWLNPLVVQLSVVGIVLTVMYPFMKRITNMPQMFLGIVWSWSIPMAYAAQLGEVPAEAWWLFMANWCWTVAYDTMYAIVDRDDDLKVGIKSTAILFGRYDRQIIGLFQLAALGCFVMAGLMAERGVIYGLGIISFVAFAVYQQGLIYGHERAPCFKAFLNNNWAGMVLFIALSADYVISAAV; via the coding sequence ATGCGATTGCAAGACAAGCTGCATGCATATGCACGATTAATGCGGATCGATAGACCCATTGGCACCTTACTTCTACTGTGGCCGTGTTTAATGGCGCTGGTGTTAGCGGCTCAAGGTATGCCAGACATTAAGGTCTTGCTGATATTTATTGTCGGTGTGGTGATTATGCGTGCTAATGGTTGCATTATTAATGACTTTGCCGATCGTAACTTAGATGCCCATGTTGAACGTACCAGTATGCGGCCGTTGGTGTCGGGTGTGGTCAGCGCCAAAGAAGCCCTAGGGTTGTTTGTTGTGTTGGGGCTCGCCGCATTTAGCTTAGTCTTATGGCTCAATCCACTGGTAGTGCAGCTATCTGTCGTTGGCATTGTGTTAACTGTGATGTATCCGTTTATGAAACGGATTACCAATATGCCGCAAATGTTTTTGGGCATTGTATGGAGCTGGTCTATTCCGATGGCTTATGCCGCTCAACTCGGCGAAGTCCCTGCTGAAGCTTGGTGGTTATTTATGGCTAATTGGTGTTGGACTGTGGCTTACGACACCATGTATGCCATCGTCGATCGCGACGATGATTTAAAAGTGGGCATTAAATCAACCGCCATTTTATTTGGCCGTTACGATAGGCAGATTATCGGCTTATTTCAACTTGCCGCCCTAGGGTGTTTTGTGATGGCGGGATTGATGGCTGAGCGTGGAGTGATTTATGGCTTGGGCATTATCAGCTTTGTTGCGTTTGCTGTGTATCAGCAAGGGTTAATTTATGGTCATGAACGTGCGCCATGTTTTAAGGCTTTTTTAAACAACAACTGGGCAGGTATGGTTTTGTTTATCGCGCTAAGTGCTGACTATGTTATTTCTGCAGCGGTATAA
- a CDS encoding alpha/beta hydrolase: protein MKTTPWLIGAIICCWLSLASESANNDALLAGLPSNAVDVHSTAAVVTIPRTRQFVLNDGDRHYQVMIKLPKDYRNNRTHHYPVVYMTDSMYSLQVVSGATRFPMNSNMMQQAILVAIGYQRPSKGSASRIRDYTPSHDASWKLPTGEAKRHVAFISQVVMPFIEKNYRVDTQQNTFVGNSLGGLLGAHILLEQPTLFAYYVLGSPSLWFDNKQLLQQFAQRFSQTPAISAEVFIGIGELEKPPYTHDGHQMVADAEAFYQILQSHPSAQTGTLQLKLLVIPEADHSMAFPTTAIHGLTWLFKRNFS from the coding sequence ATGAAAACAACTCCTTGGTTAATCGGTGCGATAATATGTTGTTGGTTATCCCTAGCCAGTGAGTCCGCGAACAATGATGCTTTACTGGCTGGCTTACCAAGCAACGCTGTCGATGTGCATTCCACAGCTGCAGTAGTCACTATTCCTCGTACCCGCCAATTTGTGCTTAACGATGGCGATCGCCACTATCAAGTGATGATCAAACTACCTAAAGATTACCGCAACAATCGTACTCATCATTACCCTGTAGTCTATATGACGGACTCCATGTATAGCTTGCAAGTGGTGTCTGGTGCGACGCGATTTCCAATGAACAGCAACATGATGCAACAAGCTATTTTAGTCGCCATAGGCTATCAGAGGCCGAGCAAAGGTTCGGCGAGTAGGATCCGCGACTATACCCCAAGTCACGATGCGAGTTGGAAACTACCCACTGGTGAGGCCAAGCGGCACGTTGCCTTTATCAGCCAGGTTGTTATGCCCTTTATTGAAAAAAACTATCGAGTCGACACACAACAAAATACCTTTGTGGGTAATTCGTTAGGCGGGTTACTCGGCGCACATATTTTATTAGAACAGCCAACGCTATTTGCGTATTACGTGTTGGGTAGCCCATCTCTATGGTTCGACAATAAACAATTGTTGCAGCAGTTTGCTCAGCGTTTTAGTCAAACACCAGCAATATCTGCCGAGGTGTTTATTGGCATTGGTGAATTAGAGAAACCACCTTATACCCATGATGGTCATCAGATGGTTGCAGATGCTGAGGCTTTTTATCAAATACTCCAATCTCACCCATCTGCTCAAACCGGCACATTACAACTGAAACTATTGGTGATCCCCGAGGCCGATCATTCGATGGCTTTTCCTACTACCGCGATTCATGGTTTAACTTGGCTGTTCAAGCGCAATTTTTCGTGA
- a CDS encoding nucleoside triphosphate pyrophosphohydrolase family protein: MKLSVLDQSIFNHLYRDIFEFRSTFDLPVNDSASLDDKADTLHTSLIIEEMTELAEADSRIEQADAIVDSVYVLMGRLVHLGASQVSDRLEISYLIDLLLNVAKNRQIDFIQCWDEVHSSNMSKVCRNHKELDETIAHYAKQGVEIVGSTKGEFIIAKCAKDVEMAGKVVRQGKVLKSVYYRPADLTKLVRN; the protein is encoded by the coding sequence ATGAAGTTATCTGTTTTAGACCAATCCATTTTTAACCATTTATATCGCGACATTTTTGAGTTTCGCAGCACTTTTGATTTACCGGTTAATGACAGTGCTAGCCTAGACGACAAAGCAGATACCTTACACACATCATTAATTATTGAAGAAATGACCGAGCTTGCTGAAGCCGACTCTCGCATCGAACAAGCCGATGCGATTGTTGACTCTGTTTATGTGTTAATGGGCCGTTTAGTGCACTTAGGTGCGTCTCAGGTAAGCGATCGCCTTGAGATCAGTTACCTTATCGATTTATTGCTCAACGTCGCTAAAAACCGTCAAATTGATTTTATTCAATGCTGGGATGAAGTGCACTCAAGCAACATGAGTAAAGTATGCCGCAACCACAAAGAACTCGACGAAACCATTGCCCATTACGCTAAACAAGGTGTCGAGATTGTCGGTAGCACTAAAGGTGAGTTTATTATTGCTAAGTGCGCTAAAGACGTCGAAATGGCAGGTAAAGTTGTGCGCCAAGGCAAAGTATTAAAGTCAGTTTATTATCGCCCTGCAGACTTAACCAAACTAGTACGAAACTAA
- a CDS encoding TlpA family protein disulfide reductase, whose translation MNKLLPLTLLILTASIHLNAPASPVDVRVYKTGDPIEKPLVMSRFVELHHARKIADIHFMDQQKNKVDLQQYHGKLVMVNLWATWCAPCAKEIPAMQEIQQRNKDKDFVLLPISIDEDTNAIAPFFKAHGITGYETWLDPEKNIDYIMPADLIPASFILDGKGNLVGFVRGYIDWTDDDIQPYLDRLIAKYTKL comes from the coding sequence ATGAATAAATTGCTTCCTTTAACACTGTTAATCCTTACCGCCAGTATTCATTTAAATGCACCTGCGTCACCTGTGGATGTTAGAGTCTATAAAACCGGCGACCCTATTGAAAAACCTCTGGTAATGTCGCGCTTTGTTGAACTGCATCATGCTAGAAAGATTGCTGATATACACTTTATGGATCAACAGAAAAATAAGGTAGATTTGCAGCAATATCACGGCAAGTTAGTGATGGTAAATTTATGGGCAACATGGTGCGCCCCCTGTGCTAAAGAAATACCGGCTATGCAGGAAATACAGCAACGAAATAAAGACAAAGATTTTGTCCTTTTACCAATATCAATCGATGAAGATACCAATGCAATTGCTCCTTTCTTTAAAGCGCACGGTATTACAGGCTATGAAACATGGCTAGACCCTGAAAAAAACATCGACTACATCATGCCTGCAGATTTAATCCCAGCCAGCTTCATTCTGGATGGAAAAGGCAATCTTGTTGGTTTTGTTCGTGGTTATATTGATTGGACAGACGACGACATACAGCCTTATTTAGATAGACTTATTGCTAAGTACACCAAACTGTAA
- a CDS encoding cytochrome c-type biogenesis protein translates to MNLRVMMITILLCVFIPSVLADTAMYSPEEKRKLGFEIAQELRCPSSDNRSLFDSQTQIANELKGHIFKQLDEGQSKQQIIDFMVARFGERIRYNPSINSGTFALWLIPFMLIILSIVGGISWVMTQHKRQSANEKSVIDEKNYE, encoded by the coding sequence ATGAATTTAAGAGTCATGATGATAACAATATTACTGTGTGTGTTCATTCCGTCAGTACTCGCTGATACCGCAATGTATAGCCCAGAAGAAAAGCGCAAATTGGGTTTTGAGATTGCCCAAGAGCTTCGCTGCCCTTCTTCTGATAATCGCAGTCTTTTTGACTCACAAACACAAATTGCTAATGAGTTGAAAGGCCACATTTTTAAACAATTAGATGAAGGTCAATCTAAACAGCAAATCATTGATTTTATGGTGGCACGCTTTGGTGAAAGGATCCGTTATAACCCAAGCATCAATAGCGGCACATTCGCACTATGGCTCATACCTTTTATGTTGATTATTCTGTCCATTGTCGGCGGTATTAGCTGGGTAATGACACAACACAAACGGCAATCAGCTAACGAAAAATCTGTAATAGACGAGAAAAATTATGAATAA